In one window of Hevea brasiliensis isolate MT/VB/25A 57/8 chromosome 10, ASM3005281v1, whole genome shotgun sequence DNA:
- the LOC110664552 gene encoding uncharacterized protein LOC110664552 — protein sequence MPSYAKFFKDTLSKKKRLEDYETVALTEKCSAILQNKLPPKLKDPGSFSIPCLVGDMNIDKALCDLGASVSLMPLSIFKKLDVGELKPTTISLQLADQSMKYLVGILENIPIKVGKFFIPVDFVILEMEEDVQIPIILGEIIDIKNGLLTLKVGDEKVEFNLFSAMKHKLEPDECFRVNIIDKQVEEEFHKAHMKDPLETCIVHSHTANNENTKITACAKSLVDNPPLSMAQTFKVEELKEEQPKGKLRENTKQVELKPLPSTLRYAFLDSNSEYPVIINASLSDIEEEKLLRMLGTHRKANVIADALSRKTIVSLKVSPLSMVHELRALYASLEVDDEG from the exons ATGCCATCTTATGCCAAGTTCTTCAAAGACACCTTATCAAAGAAGAAAAGGCTAGAGGACTATGAGACTGTTGCTCTTACAGAGAAATGCAGTGCCATATTGCAGAACAAGCTACCACCAAAACTcaaggatccaggaagcttctccataccttgtcttGTTGGTGACATGAATATAGATAAAGCCCTCTGTGATCTAGGTGCAAGTGTGAGTCTAATGCCTTTGTCAATCTTTAAGAAGCTTGATGTGGGAGAGCTTAAGCCTACAACAATTTCATTACAACTGGCTGATCAATCTATGAAATACCTTGTGGGCATACTGGAAAACATCCCTATTAAAGTGGGAAAATTTTTTATCCCAGTTGATTTTGTTATACTGGAAATGGAGGAGGATGTCCAAATCCCTATAATCCTTGGAGAAATCATAGACATTAAGAATGGACTGCTAACTCTCAAGGTAGGGGATGAAAAAGTGGAGTTCAACCTGTTCAGCGCAATGAAGCACAAACTTGAGCCTGACGAATGCTTCAGGGTTAATATAATTGATAagcaagttgaagaggaattccATAAAGCACATATGAAAGATCCTCTTGAAACATgcattgtgcacagccacacagctaataatgaaaacacaaaaatcacaGCCTGTGCAAAATCCCTAGTAGATAATCCACCATTATCCATGGCCCAAACTTTTAAGGTGGAGGAGTTAAAGGAGGAACAGCCCAAAGGCAAGCTTCGGGAAAACACCAAACAGGTAGAACTGAAACCTCTTCCCTCTACGCTAAGGTATGCATTCCTAGACTCAAATTCTGAATATCCTGTGATTATCAATGCTAGCTTGTCTGatatagaagaggaaaaattgttaagaatGCTTGGGACCCATA GAAAGGCAAATGTGATCGCTGATGCTTTGAGCCGTAAAACCATAGTGAGTTtaaaagtttctcctttgtccatggtgcatgaattaagagCACTGTATGCTAGTttggaggttgatgatgaggggtaG